The segment TACAACAACATGGACACCcaactgttttttatttattgagtATTTATTTGTACTAAATGAGTTCAGATATGAATTGATATTAATTAAACACTTCCAAAGTAGAAAAATTGCTTGAAATACACTAGTTTggatatcatttaaaaaaaagattctaaCATTTGATTTTATGGTTTAGTAATTATTGTGTAGTGTTTAGTATTTAGGAAGTGTGATTGatcagtttataaatttctataaataattcTTAAACATCTATAAATAATTTAGGAAGATTAATTTTAACTTAGGATATTCTAAATCAAATTGGATGTCAATATTCAGCGGACTTCGTACCAAGTGAAGATGTCGAAATACTTGTTTTTTGGTCAcatgttttgtattttgtaaCTCTATAAATAGCTTAGGAGAGATAAGAGAGGACACAAAGAGATGCAAGAGTTGATAACCTTTATTCAACTAACATACACTGTGTTGTTTTTTATTCAGTTAAATGAACAAAAATACACTTTTTCTTTCTATTAACTGTCATATTAATCGTTAAgaacattcttttaattttcttccagcaaaaaaaaaacgatttagAGCTCGATGTTGTTTAGAGAATTTCTGTacagtatatatttttttaaagaatttctGTACAGTAGGTATTCCAGTGCAATATGGTTCGAACTCTATGCtctggcaaaaaaaaaaaaaaacggacgCTAGATTATATTCAAACCTAACATAAACAAAAGGAGCTACTTAGCTAGGAAAGAAAAGGAGACCATATTAAGGTCATCAAGACTACGGTTGATGTTTTGTATTTGGCAAACTATTGTTCGTTTGAAAgttatttttctttctatttctgATCATTTCGTTGTAACGCCTTTCTCTCTTGTTTGGGTTACTTTCCACCACATATTTGGCTCTCCCGAAATGCAAggtttaaaaccaaacactACAGAGATTCTAATTCATAGgaataaaaaacaacaaaagtaGAAAAAGAGGGCCAATACCGAGATGGAGGATTTCCAATCTCCTAGAATACGATCTTACAAATCGTATGAAGGAGATCGGAACCTCCAATTGGTTGATCCTGCCGATTTAAAACAGGTGAGAGGGATCTACGTTGTTAGAGAATCAAAACACAACCGATCTCCTATGACATCGGATCTATGGCGCAAAATCTCTTACAAAGACCTGCCTGCTAGACCAAGAAAAGTTTCTTCTCATTCAACATCATTAAAaggtagttttctttttaaaagaacGAATCATATGGTTTATGGACTACAACAGATCTTCgaaaacattttttcaaaaaaaaaaaacaaatcttcgAAAACATTCTATTGCTACATTTACAATGATGAGTCTAGTTGTACAAACATATGAACACATCGTTTTGCGtctctaatatttttaatgggGGTTTACAATGTTTCTAACATTATATGTGAGTATGTTTGTTTATAACTGTAACAGGATGGTGGAACGATCCGGAGATGAAGAGAAAGAGACGAGTGGCGAAGTACAAGATTTATTCAGTTGAAGGAAAGATGAAGACGTCTTGGAGAAAAAGCTACAAGTGGATTAAGGTCCAATGCTCGAAGATTATTCATGGAACATAGCTCTTCAAGGTGTCATCTGTTCAGTAGTTTGATTTTTATAAGGAAGCTAAAATCATGCatgcatatatgtattttattcaaTTACATTTATTTCATTCCTCTTGTTTATCTTGTTAATGGTGTATTTTGATGAAATTACATTTCATTCTAATTAGCTTGAAAATTCAATaaacaaatatactattttcaAAGATTATACAATTACTAGAACCTTCTAGGAGATAAAAGTAACCATATCTAGTTGTtcatatataacaatatatatatacacatatatatacatacatatatatatatatttgttattattgtGTCATTTTATATTCAGAACACAAAAACAACTAAGATGATATATTTGAGAACGACTTGTTCTTTACCACTTATACCGTTGTTATCTCGCTTTTAGTAAGAAAACTGTAATACAAAATGACAAATACGTTCGGAAACAaaaagctgtttgataaagaaatGGGAAATTGGTTATGAGATAACCAATTTCCCTAATATAACGATACACAATGTGTCTTCTATATAATATTGCCATCCTACCTTTTTATTTTACCGGTAAAACCtgcaaaataattataatctaaATTAATAGCTAGTGATTCTAAAAGAAAAATGTGGCCTTACTTACTCTCACATAGCTAACAAAGTAATGGCAAAATATAGAAAGATCAAGCAGATTTGAGTGATGAAGATGCTACCTACTACGGTTCCGGAAAAGTTTTGTGGAGAAGAAGAACGATTTAGGAAGTTCGATGACTGAAAGGGGGGATTTCTCAAAGTTTATAAGCGGCAGTCGAAAGGACGCCAAGACATGTATGTATCTTAATATGAAGTAAATCTCTGTCGCATATgtagaagaagatgaacagtagttttcttattatattCTGTTCTATTTATATGCATATAGAAtagaaatgtaaaataatatgtattataatattttgttatgcGATCTATTATGTTACTATACTATTTAATTATGTTCCATTCCATTtggttagaaatatattttgatatttgggtttagggtttacattTGGATTAGAATTTCGtgattagagtttagagtttagtatttagaaattGAGAAAGTATGGTTGGGATTAGGATTAAACTTGTCCATGCAATTATAGAGATTCCATACCTTCACTAATATgtactatgttatttattttgttccattctatttggattttggatttatatttagttttgtggtttatatttgggtttagagtttacttattagagtttagggtttatatttagattagggtttagtgattagaatttagggtttaatatttataagttaAGGGGGTATGTTATAGACTagtgttatatttttattatgttcaattttttttggatttagagtttatatttgGATTTATCCTATACTAGTTAGATGATATGGTTTACTgaatagggtttagggtttactatTTATGGGTTGTGGTGGGAATGAATAAAGTTTAATATCTAGAGGTTTGGATTGGGTTATGTATAGTATTTAGTGGTTGTTGTGGGATTATAATCCTATACTATTTAGatgatatgaaatataaaatttgttgtatatatatatgatcaataAAATTATACGTGGAtggcttctttttctttcaaaaaaccACGACGTCCTTAATTTATAATCTGTAACTGGTAACCTGTTAAATGAGAGGACATAATTGAATAGAATATGTGTAAAAAGCCTGACATTAAATTACGTCAAAATCATAGCTAGATTTTTAATTTCACTTGAAAAAAAGCTATCTCGCCAATTAGCCCTAAAGAAATTTTCAAATGGGCTTTCAAATAAACAAAGTATGTAAGTTAAGAGCAGGGCCGTAAAGGCCGAATCGATGTAAGAATGAAATCACAACGTCGCCAATTTGGTGAGAAGTCAACTGTATTTTTGCTATAAATAGACTACAATTCTCATTCACTAATATCACCCAAGTTTCTGAAAACAGAAAGAAGCAATAACTAAGtgtaaaaagaagaagcaaaagctACAGAATGGCAAAAACCCTCAGTTCCATCTGCTTCACCACTCTCCTGCTCGTTGTCTTGTTGATTTCAGCTGGTAATTTTGGTTATGATTTCAAAATGCATATATATGCATAACATCTAAAAACATGTATGTGTCTTTGAATATTTCTTAGGTATCCCGAAGAGCGAGGCGACGTGTACCAAGTACTTAGGCGAAGCCATATTGCCGTACCCATGCAGGGAAAGCTACTGTGAAGCCAAATGCGCTGAGATTTACCACGAGTCATGCAGAGGAGAGTGTGAGGATCATGATCATCACCACGGAGTGCATTTAACAAATGACCATGACGACCATTGCTACTGCTACGGTCGTTACTAAGCTGATGAAGTTTACTCATAAACTCGTACcgtattaaataaaataaaaatgtaagcGTGGTGGTTTCCTTCGATTTAAGTGTCATGTGtgagtgttgttttttttttttttataattaaataaaatagtacGTAAGACGAAGCTAATGACTTCTCTCCTAAGTATATTATAAGATCATGTTGTATGTTATTTCGATTTGATAATAATAAagttgttttgtattttctttctcaaaaaaaaaaagttgttttgtATTTTGGCTACGTACTTTTGTTAACCACTTAGATAAATACATACATTCGTCGATTTGAAGTTTTATGTACGTTTACAATACCACTTTTTTCTCGGAATAATTGTGGTCAAGTGGTAGTTGAGACATGAGAATGTAATAAACcacttataaaagtttaaaatcttccctaaaagtctaaaacaaaTCAAAGCTATTTGAAAAGTTTGAGATTTGGTTTAGACCAAAACAGTTTTTATGACAATTCACTAATATCCGATTTCTGGGTTCTGGATGCGTCTAGATCTCAGAGTTGGATTTGGCAATCTTTGTGCAAGCTCAGACAGCTAGCTAGGCCATTCGTCGTTTGCGATATTGGTTCTGGAATCACGGCAAGCTTTTGGCATGAAAACTGGACTTCTTTGGGATCTCTGCTTCTTCTTACAGGAGAACAAGGACCGAGGACTTCGGGTCTACCGATTGATGCAGTAGTGAAGGAAGCTATTGTGAACAACAACTGGTGGATTCACTCTTTTAGATCAAGAAACCCGGTTATTAGCTTACTCAAGAATTGCTTACCTGATCCCCAAGCAATAGTTACTTCAGAAGTGGATGACTGTTTCCTTTGGCGAATAGGTGATGCGCCTCCGACAGCGAGCTTCTCTTCCTCCCTCACTTGGAATCACCTATATGATAGGCTTCCTGAAGTCACTTGGCATAGATCCATTTGGTTTAAAGGTAGGATCCCAAAACACGCCTTCCTCTCTTGGTTGATTGTGCTGAATAGGTTATCTACTAAAGACAGAATGCGGAGTTGGGGGATATCGGTCACTCCTACTTGCGTCCTTTGTGGTTTGGCGGATGAGACTCGTCAACACCTTTTCTCTGAGTGTGATTACAGTAGAGAGATCTGTGATTATTTCTTCTCCTCGGCTCATCTCTCCCCTCCTCCTGTGTTTATGGATACTATCCATTGGATCAGAGCTCCGACTCGAGACAGTAACATCAATTtgatcctcaagctggcttaTCAAGCCTCCCTCTATGTGATCTGGAAAGAAAGGAACTCTCGTTTACATACTCATTCGTCCAGACCTGCAGCTTCTCTTATTCAGGAAATTCAGTGTCTCCTTCGAGCCAAGATGGACATCCTGACTAGAGAGCAACGGAACCTTCCGTCGACTGTTACGTTCTTATCCTCCTGGCGTCGCCTCTTCGATAGGTAAGGGGTTgggggtttttttttcttctttcgtGTCTGTGTTCAGAGTTTGTaggtttttgtttgctggttttgtttgtaattttcttGCTTAATAAAACGgaaattttaattgaaaaaaaaaaaaaaaaaaaaaaaaaaaaaaaaaaaaaaaaaaaaaaaaaaaaaaaaaaaaaaaaactaatatccGATTTCACCATCTGGCATAAGATCAATAAACATTTCAAACTTGGTTAAACAATGTGATagctattaaaaaaaaaactctataacACTAAATAGTCTGTATTGGAGTAAACCTGATTGACGATAGAACATGTACAAAACTTATATCAATTTTTGTTGCAACAAATATGATTGTAAATCAACCAACTCCAAGTTAGCCTAGTGATAAAAGAGTTGCAACTGTAACTATCGCCATCCACATCAAATTCGCGGTGGAAGTTGCAACTGTAACTATCGCCATCCACATTAAATTCGCGGTGGAAAGAACTAGTTATAATGCTTGGATTTTCGATAAAGAAGTGAAAATACTTTtttgtttaccaaaaaatatcATCGCGAATTGCAATTAAGTATCTTTTAACATTATTTGTTCATTTGATTTATAATGGTTTAGACACTAAATTTTGTATTGTACGTAgattcttaaaattaaaaaaagaatgcAAAATATATCATTCGAAAATGGAAGCATAAACATAAATAGTACAGAGCATACAATATTAGCTTGGTCGATAAGTTTCACTCTTAAGTAAGAGTGTAAACTGATGCAATCTTTCTGTCCAAGTATATTTCATGCAAATATCCCATGCATTGTGATTGTTTGTCTATACTAGTTTTGGCAACTACCTATTTTCCGACAGGTAATATGTAGGATTCATCCTAGTGGGAATCGAAGATACTTGTTGCTCTTGTATACCTATGCACTAATTATATACCCACAAAATCCAAAATACTTCTGGCTCTTGTATAAATGGGCACTAATTTACTTTCTCCAAATATTAATCTTTTAaagctatatatatttttgtctgGTTAAACAAgggactttttttttgtaacacttgctcatattaaaactaattaaacaaGGGagtagaaaaaaacaaattagttgaccaaaaaaaaaaagaaaaaaacaaatgttgaGAAAGATCTGACTCTAACGAGTAGTGGATCTCCTTTAAGAATCAAGTGGGCACGGCCCCGGGCTATGAAGCTACTAATGGGACCAAATGACCTCTATAGAAACTAAAGATTTATTTTACACAGTTGAATTTGGTGTAAATTTGCCCCCACTAAATTAGGACCATAGTAATTACTTTGGACCTTTCCAACTCATCGAGCTAAGCCTCGTGATAGAATAAAGAAAAATCTGATAATAATCCCGCATCCTTAGTTCTTTGTCTAACAAGACCTTCATCTAATGTTTCTTACATGTTGAACCCTCACCTAGAGACCTTGTTGTCTGTTAGAAGAAAACGGCTTGCAGTTTTAGCAAAGAGAAAGAAAGTAGAACAAGAACCGCATGTTGTTTATTGAATCCCCAAACGGTATTTTAACAAATCCTAACTCTATCTTACAAAACTAGATTAGATGATCAGGAAAGTAGATAAACATGTTCTGGCTTAAGAGATGATTTTGAATTCCAGAGAGATGGGGGGCTTTTCTGTTCCCACTTCTCACCAATCAACCGCGTCTAATAGTTGGGCTCAGTTGGGCTCATACCTATCGTATAAGCGTGATTGAAAAAAAAGATAGAGCTCGGTCTGATAGCCCATCTAACTAAGAACAAAACGACAACGTTGCAAAAATGGCGGGAAAACGCAGCTTG is part of the Raphanus sativus cultivar WK10039 chromosome 5, ASM80110v3, whole genome shotgun sequence genome and harbors:
- the LOC108860735 gene encoding uncharacterized protein LOC108860735; its protein translation is MEDFQSPRIRSYKSYEGDRNLQLVDPADLKQVRGIYVVRESKHNRSPMTSDLWRKISYKDLPARPRKVSSHSTSLKGWWNDPEMKRKRRVAKYKIYSVEGKMKTSWRKSYKWIKVQCSKIIHGT
- the LOC108859649 gene encoding defensin-like protein 205 → MAKTLSSICFTTLLLVVLLISAGIPKSEATCTKYLGEAILPYPCRESYCEAKCAEIYHESCRGECEDHDHHHGVHLTNDHDDHCYCYGRY
- the LOC130512467 gene encoding uncharacterized protein LOC130512467; its protein translation is MRISQSWIWQSLCKLRQLARPFVVCDIGSGITASFWHENWTSLGSLLLLTGEQGPRTSGLPIDAVVKEAIVNNNWWIHSFRSRNPVISLLKNCLPDPQAIVTSEVDDCFLWRIGDAPPTASFSSSLTWNHLYDRLPEVTWHRSIWFKGRIPKHAFLSWLIVLNRLSTKDRMRSWGISVTPTCVLCGLADETRQHLFSECDYSREICDYFFSSAHLSPPPVFMDTIHWIRAPTRDSNINLILKLAYQASLYVIWKERNSRLHTHSSRPAASLIQEIQCLLRAKMDILTREQRNLPSTVTFLSSWRRLFDR